The following nucleotide sequence is from Paroedura picta isolate Pp20150507F chromosome 1, Ppicta_v3.0, whole genome shotgun sequence.
gacagccgtctgaaagctttgcccatgaggctgggagttcaatcccagcagccggctcaaggttgactcagccttccatccttctgaggttggtaaaatgagtacccagcttgctggggggtaaacggtaatgactggggaaggcactggcaaaccaccccgtattgagtctgccatgaaaacgctagagggcgtcaccccaagggtcagacatgactcggtgcttgcacaggggatacctttacctttacctttatagtatgggggtggggggagattttgCAACAGCTGAAGTAGCTTTGTGGTCAATAGATGTGAGGAGCTCTCTGTTTCAGATATATCTGCCCTCACTTGAAGAAGCTGCAAAATCCAGATTTTTATCTCTCAGTAAAACTCTCATTCCAAAAGTCCATGTTCCATATCATATCAGTTTACCCAATTGACACAAACATCACTCATTTGAATAAGGAAGCTTCTCACAGACCCATTCTGCTCGGCAGTGGCCGCACTGGGCTGCCACCTGTTCTTTGCAATGGGGGACCATTTTCAAAGGCACaccctgtccaccctggatttctgcctccacatgaggcagccagggtggaaaggttccaccacatgggggggggcatttttcccGTTTAGAAACATGGTAGCAATACCACATtccgaaaaagaaaaaaaataccccaggcGGCTCTGTGGCACTACACAGCACTGCAGAGCAACCTAGGGAATTTTGTATTCCTTCTGGGACATTGTAGTTGCCCCAGGATGGGGGAGAAGCCTGCCAGATGGACCTGGGCCAACATACGCCCCAATAGCACCCACGGCAGGGAATGCTGGAAGAATCCACGAGGGCCTGAATCAGGACAGGCCTGGGCCAATGCCATATGGAAATGGGGATTAGTCAGCTTTTCTtgttgtgcagaaaaggtcatagTGACCATCCATTACTTGAGAAGGTGTTGTGTTTCCTCTAGTTACCAAACACTCTCCTAAATCATGGGACAGatctaaaaaattaaatattctgGAAAGGCCTTTGGAAATGACAAACAGAGGGGGTGGGGATCAAATTCTACATGTTCTGTCATACGAGATAAAGAGATCTAGTTTATACAAGCAGCTCAAAAATCAACATTTGAGCAGCTTCCATGTCTGACGACCTCGGGTCCTCAATCTGAATTCCCAAGAAGGGATACACTATATTAtaatccaaatatatatatttaaaagtattttatgCAGAAGAATGATCAGCTAAAACTATATTAAATGCTAAAAGGTACTTGTTCAAATCAAAAGCACAATATTAAACCATCCAACTTCTAATTTTTTTATTAGAAATGAAGTTGCATAATATTGCAGGGGGGGTTGTTTCTCACAAACCAATGCAACAAAAACAGCAATTcaagtacccccccccaaaagactcCCCCATGGTAGCAACTGAATTGTGCAATTATCTTTGCAGTTGTCAAGTATATGGTTGATAACTGATGTTCTGAATTCACATACCTTTTCcacatgtgcaaaatgtagctggacagcctcgGCATGTGGGCAgcatattcagccccctccacatgacatcgctaACATCCCAAGGCTTTACAGTAGGTGGCTTGCATTTTTACCATTTTAAAAGcgtgatgtggtaaatccaggaaagtggatttaccaccctaaaatgtacgagccaccagtgagcaaccaatcagcaaccagAGAAAAAACCATAAAGAGAGGGAAATGCACAATAGTCTCTGGAAAGTTGACCTGCCCTCGctgccatcctcccccctcctgcactgTGAGGGAGCCAGATTCCCACTATTAAAGTTATCTCTAGTGATCCTAAGTATCCTCCACCACTGCCTCgctgcccaagtgcctccttccctccctcctctcatgTGTCACATCCCCATCCCTTCTATTGCTCTTCGCCTGCCTAACCCGCTGATCCACCCGCCTGCCGCTCagcacttcctttccccactcaccttccctctccctccccctccccaagcacttctTAAGAGAGGCTGTCAGAGCCACTGCTGCACCACCTGAGCTGCCTCTGCCATAGTGCCCAAGTTGCAgccttgggaagggaaggaggcacttgggcagcaAGGTGGTGGTGGCTTACGTGGCAGAGGTTACTTAGGACCACTAGAGAGAACCTTAATGGCGATTGAACTACTGCatgggtgggaatctgcctccctcgccaTGCCCTCCGCTGGCCAGCCGCGTTTggatttttgtgtatgtgtgctttACCTTCCATGATAATGTTTATGCatagcaatgaatatgcattgccacGCATAGgtttcaatgttttaaaaaatcgtGCTAGACCACAAACTACCAGTTGGCTGCCTccgttgattgacaggctgaggagcagtgagAAAAAGAGCCCGTTGATCTCTCATGCTTTTTTTGCTGCTAATGAGGAGAGAAAAGCGTGAAACATGGcggcagagtgtggaggggagaaatagcagaATCTACTATCCCGCAATTGGGGGTAGGAGACATGACACGATTTGGCACTCCTTGCGGAAACTGCCACACATTTTCTGCTTTGACTGCCCACAAAAGAATTAGACTGGCTGGAGACAAAATGCAGTTTTCCCGCCTCACTTCCCTGATTTCTTAGCATATAGAAATGACCTGTGCCACCTGTTTTACCCTTCTACCACCCAGCAATCTAGACAAAACCACACACATTTCTCAGCCTCCAGCCTGTCCTGTTCTCTTGTGTGACTTCTTCAGTTTAGCCCCAGGCAGTGAACTTGTACACCATTATGAGCAATGGCATCCTCTTCTCATCTTTTTCATACTTCTCTGCATTCATCAAGCCACTTGTAAGTGAAAATGCTACCAGAGAGCAACATAACAATTTCCTTCATATATAACCAAAATAAATACTTTATGTCTTTTTTGTGGAACATGTACAATGAAGCATGCCTATAAAAATAAGTGTCTTCTATTTACAATACATTATGTACCACAGCTCTAGAATCATGTGTTTACAACTGATGTCCTTAAATTCATTATTCAGATTCACACCCTTTTACTTTTCTGTAGTTTcatcctctttttttccttcaagTGCCATTGAACTGACCATGATACTAAGAACTTTATTATAAAAAATGTGTAGTTATTTGAATGTTCCCTACATCACTGATCTAATAATTTTAAGGACAGTGAACAGTTATCCCCTCAAGCATTTTAAACAACAGCAGAGTATTGTTCGACATGGATGTTTCCTTCTATATTCTAGGGCTCTCCTCACTTCACCTTTAGCTTCTCCAACATAGTCTTGAATATTTTGCACATTGAGCTCAATTACATTAAATGTGTCTGCCTGCTCTTCCACCAGTAGTGCTACTTGCAGAAAGAGTTCATGGACTTCCTTTATTCGACACTCCAACTTCATTAGCTCTTTATGGCGAGTTTCTATCTCATTCAAGGCTGACCGAGCTCCCTTGATATCCGACAGAAGGTTCTCAGAGAAAACATCCCACCTGCCTTGCTCAATCATGTCCTCTATCTGGTTCCCAGACACATCCTTGCCCATGATTTCTAGCTGTCGCTGAATCCTGGTCTTGCAGTTCTCCCGCTGGTTCATCTCTGTCTCGTTGTATTCAAACATGGCTTCTTGAAAGGTATACATTAGGTCAACATAGTGGTCCTTTGATACACGGGCTATGAGAGAGCTGGAACCATATTTCATTTCTGCGTCTTCACtgaggtctctcaaagcctgaagtttcCTGTGGATCTCTTCCCCACGGGCCTTTATGTCTTTTGCAATTGTGTTGGTATCACGTTTTATGCTGCTGAGGCGGCGCATAGATGTAAGAAAGCGGGAATTTTGTTTGCTCAGGCGCCGAACATCTGCTTTCAAGTGATCATTGTTTGTTCTGATTGCTTGAATGTCTTTATAAAGACTTGCTAAGGCATAATCTGTCTCAAACAAAAGGGTTTCACGTGGCAAGTTGTCATCGACAACAGGAGCATGTCGGTTATAAAGCCTCGACAGCTCATGAAGCTCAAAGAGACGGTCTCTCATTTTGCCTGTaggtaagaaagaaaaagaaaagaaaaatacagaaataaaaaacgGGAAGTCTTTCTTAACTGGCATAAACAGATATGACAATAGATTTGGTAGTTCTTTAAAACTGGAATTACAGATTATAGTATCTATCTGAAATAATTTTAAGTGCTGTAAATCCTACATCCTGTTTACAGTAAAGAATATGCTCTATTACAGCaacagaaaggaaacaaactCATTTATCATTACAATGTAGATCATTCAgtaaaatgggggaaaaaacccactgAATTGCTCGTTAGTATCTATACTTAGAGGTTTTCCACCGCTGACTTAAATTAAGCATGAGGTATGAGGGAGGGAAGTGTGAGTTTATCAGCTGAGAAGtggcatttccagtttaaaattaaatctttttgtggggtggggaatcTTAATTGTATAACAAAGCTAACAAAATTTCTCACAAAGGATTCTACAGGGATTGTTaattatacaaacacacacacacacatatatatacttaCATATGGTGCTCCCTGCCTTCCCAAGAACAAGCTCAGTTCAAACTGTGTGACTGAATTTGTACCCCCAAAGCACCAGTGTTTAATGCTCTGTTCTTCTCTTTAGCCTTTTGGTAAACTGCAGAGATCTACAAATTTATTCTGCCACATAATTATCAATATCAGCTAAGTCCACACTGAGCCCTAACTGGTCCACAATATGTAGGCAAATGTTTGTACTTCTCAGTCAATGGGAAGTATTGGAAAATGTGCATGAATGGATGACCAACAAGGGATTGGGGCACCTTCTTTATGAGGTAAGGGTCTCTCTAAGCAGAACCAAGGGACAGAGAAAGTACAGTGAAGAACTTCTGCTCCTTCTCTCATAATATTAgaactttaaaaaggtaaaggtatcccctgtgcaagcaccgagtcatgcctgacccttggggtgacgccctccagcgttttcatggcagactcaatacagggtggtttgccagtgccttccccagtcattaccgtttacccccagcaagctgggtactcattttaccgacctcggaaggatggaaggctgagtcaaccttgagccagctgctgggatcaaacccccggcctcatggtcagagcttcagacagcatgtcggctgccttaccaccctgcgccacaaaactTTAGGGCATGCAATAAAGTTGATGTGCATGTAGTAATGGCCActcaattaattttaaaacaggaCTGGTTGAAGCTATGACTGATATTATTAATTAACTAGATTTAGAGACCGTTGCAGGTAtaaatgcaacgggcgctagaaaggttGGGGTAGAGAGTGTCTTTGCTTGTAGTGtgttttccctcctttctccctgtctgtctctatctcctttgtgtctgtttctctctgcctctgcctctatctagccatctctgttcatctctctctgtctttttctcttccaTCCTCCtatccttctacccagccatcCACCCATGGCtgtatctcctttctctctcccatccatgTCTTTCTCTAACTGTCTTACTTTCtgtccttctccctgtatttctcccatccctttatctccctctctctccttccttcctgccttcgttccttcctgttttcctttctctctctctctctcttgctgcctctatctctctgtctctgtgtgtttctgtCATGTTCCCTTCTATCCTTCCAggcatccatccacccatccatggATCTTCTCTGTCTTTCCCATGCATCCCTTTGCCTTCTAACAGtcttactttctttccttctttgtttatCTCTTCAGTCCCTTTATCTCCCTTGctgttcttcctcccctccttccttttccctgtgctttctctctctgctttctgccTCGAGGCGACAGTGGTGGAGCTCAGGGCCCCGGGGAGGCCTCGCCGCCTTGCCCCATCGCGGCCATCAGTGTGGTGCAAGGGGACGGGCTGTCGGTGCTCTTGGATAGGGCCAGGCGGtgggggtggtggcagtggtggtggaggCTGCTGGCGCCGCActtctccgccgccgcctccagccacccagcatttccctgccttccctgcagAGGAAGCCCTTTTGCTCACACAGGGACTGACTGGCAGTGGcgaaatgggggaagggagggagcccaAATGGTTAAAGAGACTGCGCAGCCACCTGCCACTGGGCCCAGGTTCTGGGCACCACCAGCAAAAAGGCAGGAAAAGGCAGCTGCCGCTCttcagggggcaggaggggatcTTCCGCGAGAATGGAGGTCGTGAAAGGGGCACCCCTCCCCAGGACTGTGTTGCTGCTTGTCCTGCGAAACTCAGGGCACCAGGGTTGTTGCAGTTTACCCATGGACTCCAGATCTGTAGCGCCTTAGAGGGGAGGGGTGAAGGCGGAGGCTGGTATTCCCGcccccttctctcctctttctggtCTTTAAGTagctgcctcttttctctcccttcgCTGCCGGCACAACTCCTCGGATTCAGAGCAGTGAAAGGCCGAGAAAGTCAGAAGGGGGGCAGGAAGCTTTCCGCTGAAGAAGTGCGGGGCTAACTTCTCTCGCTTTCTTTCCCACACCGTTTCTCAAAAGTAACGGCCGCTGGGAGATTGCCACAGGAGCTCttttctccaagcagcttccccAAGGGACTGCAAAAGTATTCATGAGTACCAAGGTTGGTTGGAAATCTTTTTGCATTctccgccgccccctcccctcccgtaaggcttttttttttttttttaaggtgctcaaaacagccatttttgcaGGGAGTGTCAAAAGTAATATGGGGAgcgttggggaggaggggggtaatTCTGCGCAGGGTGGTTGGCGATGGAACCTCCGCAGCACCGGTGAACAAAGAAAGGGCCAGTGGGGCTAGTGAGCAGGTAGCCAGGAGCACCCCGGGAGAGAGGCGGCAGTGTCAGGCCCCGAGGATGCCCCTCAGACCGCCGTGACATAATCCGTGGACTGCAGATCTGTAGTGCCttagaggggagggggtgagggcagaggctggcagtggactgaggggccaattggaaggcgctttgcgtctTCCAATTCGCCccctcgagtttttatcccggacttgccccgcccctttctcctcccacttaccccttactcttttatttataccgctcccgtggagcggtttacagatggtatTTACTTTATTGATACCAAATCTTTCTTCCTAATGAGGACCAAAGGTGGCTTACATAACTCTCCTCTCTGCCATTCTAGCCTCAAAACAACCCTTTGAGATAAGTTCAGTgtctgactggtccaaggttaccctgcAAGCTTATATAGCAGAGTGAGCGTTTGAATCTGTTtgtcccagatcccagtccagcaataactgctataccacactggttctatCAGTGGCAATGACAGCTAGGTAGAACCTCAATGCTTGGAGGCAGCAACTCTGAATACTAGTGCTGTGGGGCAACAACAGGGGAAAACTTTGGCTTCTAAGGCCATCttgctggccattgtgtgacacaggatATTGCTGGACTATTGCCCTGACTCACCAGAGCTAGTCCTGTACTGATATTCAGTGGTGACTTCATGTCCAGCACCAGATGCTTTCTCTACGTCTTGCACCCCTGCATGATGCTTTCCACACCTCATTTGCTCCCACTTTCCAGGAAGAAGTTACCTACCACCCAAGATAAAATTTATTTCTTCCCCATGTCACCCCCTCCTTTGtactccctctcccaaaacaccTCTCTACCCATTCCCCCACAGAGAACACTACACTCCACTAACACCAACAAGCTGGCCCCAGGGAATTTCATTTACCTTGACCAgatccagggctttctctgtcctggctcccacctggtagaacgagctcccaaataacatcagggccctgctggagcaaaaacaattttgcaggatctgcaaaatggagctcttccaccggtcTTTCAGTTGAGGCAAGTGAACCGCCATCAACTAGAGCCCACAGGCCCCTCCCACCATTAACTGCACCCACAGAAGAAGAACCAAAT
It contains:
- the STX11 gene encoding syntaxin-11, with amino-acid sequence MRDRLFELHELSRLYNRHAPVVDDNLPRETLLFETDYALASLYKDIQAIRTNNDHLKADVRRLSKQNSRFLTSMRRLSSIKRDTNTIAKDIKARGEEIHRKLQALRDLSEDAEMKYGSSSLIARVSKDHYVDLMYTFQEAMFEYNETEMNQRENCKTRIQRQLEIMGKDVSGNQIEDMIEQGRWDVFSENLLSDIKGARSALNEIETRHKELMKLECRIKEVHELFLQVALLVEEQADTFNVIELNVQNIQDYVGEAKGEVRRALEYRRKHPCRTILCCCLKCLRG